Proteins found in one Pseudomonas mosselii genomic segment:
- a CDS encoding LOG family protein: MPYQSNELLFNHFRDNGIDLSKIDEQLQLVAPNSPNLPLYRDMLLTVLRMAHDDRNRWNAKITLQALRELDHSFRTLEHYKGRRKVTVFGSARTPMEHPMYALARELGATLARSDLMVITGAGGGIMAAAHEGAGTDHSLGFNITLPFEQHANATVNGTDKLLPFHFFFIRKLFFVKEADALVLCPGGFGTLDEALEVLTLIQTGKSPLVPVVLLDSPGGSFWQDALAFISRQLEENRYILPSDLKLVRLVHSADEAVEEINQFYSNYHSSRWLKSQFVIRMHHPLSEAALHDVEEGFADLRLSGRYHQQPDSGAEHEEGNFSHLTRLTFAFNGRDQGRLRELVDFINLPENWAKPQPMHTTQRAREALRVS, translated from the coding sequence ATGCCTTACCAATCGAACGAGCTGCTGTTCAACCATTTCAGGGACAACGGCATCGACCTGAGCAAGATCGACGAACAACTGCAACTGGTCGCGCCGAACAGTCCCAACCTGCCGCTGTACCGCGACATGCTGCTGACCGTGCTGCGCATGGCCCACGACGACCGCAACCGCTGGAACGCCAAGATCACCCTGCAGGCCCTGCGCGAGCTCGACCACTCCTTCCGCACCCTCGAGCACTACAAGGGGCGGCGCAAAGTCACCGTATTCGGTTCGGCGCGCACACCAATGGAACACCCCATGTACGCCCTGGCCCGGGAGCTGGGCGCGACGCTGGCGCGTTCGGACCTGATGGTCATCACCGGCGCCGGTGGCGGCATCATGGCCGCCGCCCATGAAGGCGCCGGCACCGACCACAGCCTGGGCTTCAACATCACCCTGCCGTTCGAACAGCACGCCAATGCCACGGTCAATGGCACCGACAAGCTGCTGCCGTTCCATTTCTTCTTCATCCGCAAGCTGTTCTTCGTCAAGGAAGCCGACGCGCTGGTGCTCTGCCCCGGCGGCTTCGGCACCCTCGACGAGGCGCTGGAGGTGCTGACGCTGATCCAGACCGGCAAGAGCCCGTTGGTGCCGGTGGTGCTGCTCGACTCGCCCGGCGGCAGTTTCTGGCAGGACGCCCTGGCCTTCATCAGCCGCCAGCTCGAAGAGAACCGCTATATCCTGCCCAGCGACCTCAAGCTGGTGCGCCTGGTGCACAGCGCCGACGAGGCGGTCGAGGAGATCAACCAGTTCTACAGCAACTACCACTCCAGCCGCTGGCTGAAGAGCCAGTTCGTGATCCGCATGCACCACCCCTTGAGCGAGGCGGCCCTGCATGATGTGGAAGAAGGCTTCGCCGACCTGCGCCTGAGCGGCAGGTACCACCAGCAACCGGACAGCGGCGCCGAACACGAGGAAGGCAACTTCAGCCACCTGACGCGCCTGACCTTTGCCTTCAACGGCCGCGACCAGGGCCGCCTGCGCGAACTGGTCGACTTCATCAATCTGCCGGAGAACTGGGCCAAACCCCAGCCGATGCACACCACCCAGCGCGCCCGGGAAGCCTTGCGGGTCAGCTGA
- the recX gene encoding recombination regulator RecX, protein MSVVLDTPVAVRRTAMDLLARREHGRVELTRKLRQRGAPDELIEPALDRLAEEGLLSEARYLESFIRYRSSAGYGPARIREELGQRGLNRGDIDQALRDSEVDWATQLRDVWQRKFAGQRPQDPRSRAQQTRFLAYRGFPMDMIGRLLSGRDLDDY, encoded by the coding sequence ATGTCCGTCGTACTCGACACCCCCGTCGCCGTTCGGCGGACAGCCATGGACCTGCTCGCTCGCCGCGAGCATGGTCGCGTCGAGCTGACGCGCAAGCTGCGTCAGCGTGGCGCACCGGACGAGCTGATCGAGCCTGCGCTCGATCGGCTGGCCGAAGAAGGGCTGCTCAGTGAGGCCCGCTATCTGGAAAGCTTCATCCGCTACCGGTCCAGTGCCGGCTACGGCCCCGCGCGAATTCGCGAGGAGCTTGGCCAACGCGGCTTGAACCGTGGCGATATCGACCAGGCCCTGCGCGACAGCGAAGTGGACTGGGCGACGCAACTGCGTGATGTCTGGCAGCGCAAGTTCGCCGGGCAACGCCCGCAAGATCCACGCAGCCGGGCGCAGCAGACACGTTTTCTCGCCTACCGTGGTTTCCCCATGGACATGATTGGCCGGCTGCTCAGCGGTCGTGATCTCGACGATTATTGA
- the recA gene encoding recombinase RecA has product MDDNKKRALAAALGQIERQFGKGAVMRMGDHERQAIPAISTGSLGLDIALGIGGLPKGRIVEIYGPESSGKTTLTLSVIAEAQKNGATCAFVDAEHALDPEYAGKLGVNVDDLLVSQPDTGEQALEITDMLVRSNAVDVIIVDSVAALVPKAEIEGEMGDMHVGLQARLMSQALRKITGNIKNANCLVIFINQIRMKIGVMFGSPETTTGGNALKFYASVRLDIRRTGAVKEGDEVVGSETRVKIVKNKVSPPFRQAEFQILYGKGIYRNGEIIDLGVSQGLVEKSGAWYSYQGNKIGQGKANAAKYLQENPAIGSEIEKQIRDKLLTAGAAAAAAAAAKAGAAEADADDLADADAGY; this is encoded by the coding sequence ATGGACGACAACAAGAAGCGCGCCTTGGCTGCGGCCCTGGGTCAAATCGAACGCCAATTCGGCAAGGGCGCGGTCATGCGCATGGGCGACCACGAGCGCCAGGCCATCCCTGCCATCTCCACCGGTTCCCTCGGCCTGGACATCGCCCTGGGCATCGGCGGCCTGCCGAAAGGCCGTATCGTCGAGATCTACGGCCCGGAATCCTCGGGTAAAACCACGCTGACCCTGTCGGTCATCGCCGAAGCCCAGAAGAACGGCGCCACCTGCGCCTTCGTCGACGCCGAGCACGCCCTCGACCCTGAGTACGCCGGCAAGCTGGGCGTCAACGTCGACGACCTGCTGGTCTCGCAGCCGGACACCGGCGAACAGGCCCTGGAAATCACCGACATGCTGGTGCGCTCCAACGCCGTCGACGTGATCATCGTCGACTCCGTGGCCGCCCTGGTGCCGAAGGCCGAGATCGAAGGCGAGATGGGCGACATGCACGTCGGCCTGCAGGCACGCCTGATGTCCCAGGCCCTGCGCAAGATCACCGGTAACATCAAGAACGCCAACTGCCTGGTCATCTTCATCAACCAGATCCGTATGAAGATCGGCGTGATGTTTGGCAGCCCGGAAACCACCACCGGTGGTAACGCCCTGAAGTTCTACGCCTCGGTGCGCCTGGACATCCGCCGTACCGGCGCGGTCAAGGAAGGCGACGAAGTGGTCGGTAGCGAAACCCGCGTCAAGATCGTCAAGAACAAGGTTTCGCCACCGTTCCGTCAGGCCGAGTTCCAGATCCTCTACGGCAAGGGCATCTACCGCAACGGCGAGATCATCGACCTGGGTGTGTCCCAAGGCCTGGTGGAAAAATCCGGTGCCTGGTACAGCTACCAGGGCAACAAAATCGGTCAAGGCAAGGCCAACGCCGCCAAGTACCTGCAAGAGAACCCGGCCATTGGCAGCGAGATCGAGAAGCAGATTCGCGACAAGCTGCTGACCGCGGGTGCCGCCGCCGCTGCAGCAGCTGCCGCCAAGGCCGGTGCAGCCGAAGCCGATGCCGACGACCTGGCTGACGCCGACGCCGGTTATTGA
- a CDS encoding CinA family protein, whose translation MDPITVLSTRLGEHLRRFNAQVSTAESCTGGGIAEAITRIPGSSAWFEAGYVTYSNAQKTRQLGVPEALFAQVGAVSQEVVEAMVRGAQAASGARFAVAVSGVAGPDGGSPAKPVGTVWLAWADGTHVSSERRHFDGDREAVRRQTVIAALDGLLQLGAE comes from the coding sequence ATGGACCCGATCACCGTACTCTCCACCCGCCTGGGCGAACACCTGCGGCGCTTCAACGCCCAGGTGAGCACTGCTGAATCCTGCACCGGCGGCGGCATCGCCGAGGCGATCACCCGCATCCCCGGCAGCTCGGCCTGGTTCGAGGCCGGCTATGTCACCTATTCCAATGCCCAGAAAACCCGCCAGTTGGGCGTCCCCGAGGCGTTGTTCGCCCAGGTGGGGGCGGTCAGCCAGGAAGTGGTCGAGGCCATGGTGCGGGGCGCCCAGGCCGCCAGCGGAGCGCGCTTTGCGGTGGCGGTCAGTGGCGTGGCCGGGCCAGACGGCGGTTCGCCGGCCAAGCCGGTGGGCACGGTGTGGCTGGCCTGGGCTGACGGAACCCACGTGAGCAGCGAGCGCCGGCACTTCGACGGCGACCGCGAAGCGGTGCGCCGACAGACGGTGATCGCCGCGTTAGACGGCTTGTTACAGCTTGGTGCGGAGTAA
- a CDS encoding lysis system i-spanin subunit Rz encodes MALSAALAWQLQGWRLGRQLAEQEQALVQQRLDQAEALHGLLLAERDQRQDLEQRLHDSETKHFQELTNAQQTQARLRDRLATADLRLSVLVERDTACAPVPAAAGASGVDHGPVRARLDPAHARRIVAITDDGDRGLIALRACQAYIRALSP; translated from the coding sequence ATGGCGTTGTCTGCGGCGCTGGCTTGGCAACTGCAGGGCTGGCGCCTTGGCCGTCAACTGGCCGAGCAGGAACAGGCGCTGGTGCAGCAGCGCCTTGACCAGGCCGAGGCGCTGCACGGCCTGCTGCTCGCCGAACGCGATCAGCGCCAGGACCTCGAACAACGCCTGCATGACAGTGAAACGAAGCATTTCCAGGAGCTGACCAATGCCCAACAGACTCAGGCTCGCCTGCGTGACCGCCTTGCTACTGCCGATCTGCGCCTGTCGGTCCTGGTCGAGCGCGACACCGCCTGTGCCCCAGTGCCTGCCGCCGCCGGCGCCAGCGGCGTGGATCATGGCCCCGTACGCGCCAGACTTGACCCGGCGCATGCTCGACGAATTGTCGCCATCACCGACGACGGCGACCGTGGACTGATCGCCCTGCGGGCGTGTCAGGCCTATATCCGTGCGCTGTCGCCCTGA
- a CDS encoding glycoside hydrolase family 19 protein — protein sequence MPLTEQQLKQIYPLAGQRVAAFLPALNTAMANWEIDHPKRIAAFLAQVGHESGQLRYVKELGNERYLARYDTGTLALRLGNTPEADGDGQRYCGRGLIQVTGRNNYQACSRALFGDERLLAQPQMLEQPRWACESAAWFWHSRGLNALADQGEFNRITRHINGGLNGLSERLELWTRAREVLC from the coding sequence ATGCCGCTCACTGAACAGCAACTCAAGCAGATCTACCCGCTCGCCGGCCAACGCGTCGCCGCCTTCCTGCCGGCGCTGAACACGGCCATGGCCAACTGGGAAATCGACCACCCCAAACGCATTGCCGCGTTCCTGGCCCAGGTCGGCCATGAATCCGGCCAGCTGCGCTACGTCAAGGAACTGGGCAACGAACGCTACCTGGCCCGCTACGACACCGGCACCCTGGCCCTGCGCCTGGGTAACACTCCCGAAGCCGACGGCGACGGCCAACGCTATTGTGGCCGTGGCCTGATCCAGGTGACCGGGCGCAACAACTACCAAGCCTGCAGCCGTGCGCTGTTCGGCGACGAACGCCTGCTGGCGCAACCGCAGATGCTCGAGCAGCCGCGCTGGGCCTGCGAATCGGCGGCCTGGTTCTGGCACTCGCGCGGGCTCAACGCCCTGGCCGACCAGGGCGAGTTCAACCGCATCACCCGGCATATCAACGGCGGCCTGAACGGCTTGTCGGAGCGCCTCGAACTGTGGACGCGGGCGCGGGAGGTGCTGTGCTGA
- a CDS encoding Com family DNA-binding transcriptional regulator, whose product MFHDLRCGQCHKLLARVTPASELQIKCGLCRTLNHVKAARFEPSPLSEPQAAPAAFRSDRNGECTDAAH is encoded by the coding sequence ATGTTCCACGACTTGCGCTGCGGCCAGTGCCACAAGCTGCTGGCCCGCGTCACCCCCGCCTCCGAGCTCCAGATCAAGTGCGGTCTTTGCCGCACCCTCAATCACGTGAAAGCCGCGCGCTTCGAGCCATCGCCCCTGAGCGAGCCACAGGCGGCACCGGCCGCCTTTCGATCAGACCGCAATGGAGAATGCACCGATGCCGCTCACTGA
- a CDS encoding phage tail assembly chaperone: MAYQLTENPNLVLRLEDGATVPCGHRFWDEYEAWLAAGNTPSPVEKPDGASNERHWRDAQIARVRWLRERHIDEQAREEGTTLTEDMHKALLDYLQALRDWPQSMAYPDRSQRPVEPQWLAVQLLEQ; this comes from the coding sequence ATGGCTTACCAACTGACCGAAAATCCCAATCTGGTGCTGCGACTTGAAGATGGTGCGACCGTTCCGTGTGGTCACCGATTCTGGGACGAATACGAAGCGTGGCTGGCGGCAGGCAACACGCCATCACCTGTCGAAAAGCCTGACGGCGCGTCGAACGAAAGGCATTGGCGTGATGCCCAGATCGCTCGGGTGCGATGGTTACGGGAGCGCCATATCGATGAGCAGGCGCGCGAGGAGGGCACGACCTTGACGGAGGATATGCACAAGGCGTTGCTGGACTACCTGCAAGCACTGCGTGACTGGCCGCAATCGATGGCTTACCCGGACCGCTCACAGCGTCCTGTAGAACCGCAGTGGTTGGCAGTGCAGCTGCTTGAGCAATGA
- a CDS encoding YmfQ family protein: MAGLRNAADYHQQLRALLPDGPAWDPERVPELDQVLAGTAEELAGLDRRIRDLQFEMDPATFSELVSDWERVMQLPDACLGSSAAFEDRRLAVRQRLLAVGGQHIAYYLELAQGQGYPSPTVTEHRAPRFGRVRFGRDYFGTWQAQFMWTLNTGGRQRLGRRFGASYFGERFGLNPGNALECLIRRSAPAHTQVRINYD; this comes from the coding sequence ATGGCTGGACTGAGAAACGCCGCTGACTATCACCAGCAACTGCGTGCGCTGTTGCCTGACGGCCCGGCCTGGGACCCGGAGCGGGTGCCGGAGCTGGATCAGGTGTTGGCCGGCACTGCCGAGGAGCTGGCGGGTCTGGACAGGCGCATCCGCGACCTGCAGTTCGAGATGGACCCGGCAACCTTTAGCGAGCTGGTGTCTGACTGGGAGCGGGTCATGCAGTTGCCCGATGCCTGCCTTGGGTCTTCGGCGGCGTTCGAGGATCGCCGCCTGGCCGTGCGCCAGCGCTTGCTGGCAGTGGGCGGTCAGCATATCGCCTATTACCTGGAGCTGGCCCAGGGCCAGGGCTATCCGTCGCCCACCGTCACCGAGCACAGGGCACCGCGCTTCGGCCGTGTGCGCTTTGGCCGGGACTACTTCGGCACTTGGCAGGCGCAGTTCATGTGGACCTTGAACACTGGCGGGCGGCAGCGCCTGGGGCGGCGCTTCGGCGCCAGCTATTTCGGCGAGCGCTTCGGCCTCAACCCGGGTAATGCCCTGGAGTGCCTGATACGGCGCAGCGCACCGGCGCACACGCAGGTGCGGATCAACTACGACTAG
- a CDS encoding baseplate J/gp47 family protein, with amino-acid sequence MPFETPNLAQLIDRTQNDLGRVPLRRADAQVLARAISGAAYGLYGYMDWIAEQILPDSADEDTLERMATLRLKQPRKAAQRATGRVAFNAIAGARLEPDTLLQSDDGRSYRVSETPVLVSGVNQVAVEALDPGTVGNAEAGLALFSVQPVAGVGGPFTVLAPGVRGGVAVESLEALRARVIRSYRVIPHGGSADDYVTWALEFPGVTRAWCRRNYLGPGTVGVFVMCDEDAEPLPDASQLAAVKAYIEPLRPVTAEVHVLAPTPIAVTYRLRLTPDSSAVRAAVEAQLADLHKREAELGEPLLLSHIREAISGASGERDHRLDWPSSDVSAQLNQLLVYGGCQWLD; translated from the coding sequence ATGCCCTTTGAAACGCCAAACCTGGCGCAACTGATCGACCGCACCCAGAACGACCTGGGCCGCGTGCCGCTACGCCGGGCCGATGCCCAGGTGCTGGCCCGGGCCATCAGCGGTGCCGCCTATGGCCTATACGGCTACATGGACTGGATCGCCGAGCAGATCCTCCCGGACAGCGCCGACGAGGACACTCTCGAGCGCATGGCGACGCTGCGCCTGAAGCAACCGCGCAAGGCCGCCCAGCGCGCCACTGGCAGGGTGGCCTTCAATGCCATCGCTGGCGCGCGCCTGGAGCCCGACACATTGCTGCAGAGCGATGATGGACGCAGCTATCGCGTCAGCGAAACGCCGGTGCTGGTGTCGGGTGTCAATCAAGTTGCGGTCGAGGCCCTCGATCCCGGCACCGTCGGCAATGCCGAGGCGGGGTTGGCGCTGTTCTCGGTACAGCCCGTAGCCGGTGTCGGCGGGCCCTTCACCGTGCTGGCGCCGGGCGTGCGCGGCGGGGTGGCGGTCGAGAGCCTCGAGGCCTTGCGGGCTCGGGTGATCCGCTCGTATCGGGTGATCCCCCATGGTGGTTCTGCCGACGACTACGTGACCTGGGCGCTGGAGTTCCCTGGCGTGACCCGCGCCTGGTGTCGGCGCAATTACCTGGGGCCGGGTACCGTGGGCGTGTTCGTGATGTGCGACGAGGATGCCGAGCCCTTGCCGGACGCCAGTCAACTGGCTGCGGTTAAGGCCTACATCGAGCCGCTGCGACCGGTCACCGCCGAAGTGCATGTGCTGGCGCCGACGCCCATCGCGGTGACCTACCGCCTGCGCCTGACCCCCGACAGCAGCGCCGTGCGCGCCGCGGTCGAGGCGCAGTTGGCCGACCTGCACAAGCGCGAGGCCGAACTGGGCGAACCGCTGCTGCTCAGCCACATCCGCGAGGCCATAAGCGGTGCCAGCGGGGAGCGCGACCATCGCCTCGACTGGCCGAGCAGCGATGTGTCGGCGCAGCTCAACCAGTTGCTGGTGTATGGAGGTTGCCAATGGCTGGACTGA
- a CDS encoding phage GP46 family protein, whose amino-acid sequence MSLTAMTRTGLERAVLISLFSWRRAAPDDPLDDEQRHGWWGDSYPNVADDRIGSRLWLLQRVKLTEQTRRDAEFYAREALHWLVDDGHCRAIEVRGERRGLQRLALHTTLVLADGERLEINLGDSWQVNYAL is encoded by the coding sequence ATGAGCCTGACTGCCATGACCCGGACGGGCCTGGAGCGCGCCGTACTGATCAGCCTGTTCAGTTGGCGCCGGGCGGCGCCGGACGACCCGCTCGACGACGAGCAGCGTCACGGCTGGTGGGGCGACAGCTACCCGAACGTGGCCGATGACCGTATCGGTTCGCGGCTGTGGCTGCTGCAACGGGTCAAGCTGACCGAGCAGACCCGCCGCGACGCCGAGTTTTATGCCCGCGAGGCCTTGCACTGGCTGGTCGACGACGGCCACTGCCGCGCGATCGAGGTGCGCGGCGAACGTCGCGGCCTGCAGCGCCTGGCCTTGCACACCACATTGGTGCTCGCTGACGGCGAGCGCCTGGAGATCAACCTGGGAGACAGCTGGCAGGTGAACTATGCCCTTTGA
- a CDS encoding phage baseplate assembly protein V has protein sequence MNLLTRMLARGSLVLAHSAGKLQRLQMRLLAGELQDDLEHLEPYGLTSHPHPGAEGVVAFIGGDRSHGVVLTLSDRRYRLQALAPGEVALYTDEGDRLHFKRGRIIDIDTATLNIRASTAVNIDSPLLSHSGRIVSKGDQVAAGISQVQHVHGGVQGGNGQTGRPA, from the coding sequence ATGAATCTATTAACGCGCATGCTGGCGCGCGGCAGCCTAGTGCTCGCCCATTCCGCCGGCAAGTTGCAACGCCTGCAGATGCGCCTGCTGGCGGGGGAGCTGCAGGACGACCTGGAGCACCTCGAGCCTTACGGCCTCACCAGCCATCCCCATCCTGGCGCCGAGGGGGTGGTTGCCTTCATTGGTGGCGACCGCTCCCACGGCGTGGTCCTGACCCTGAGCGACCGTCGTTACCGACTGCAGGCCTTGGCCCCAGGTGAGGTGGCGCTGTACACCGACGAAGGCGACCGCCTGCATTTCAAGCGCGGGCGGATCATCGATATCGACACCGCGACCCTGAACATCCGCGCCAGCACGGCGGTGAACATCGATTCGCCGCTGCTCAGCCACAGTGGCCGCATCGTCTCCAAGGGCGATCAGGTGGCCGCCGGCATCAGTCAGGTCCAGCACGTGCATGGCGGCGTGCAGGGCGGCAACGGCCAGACCGGGAGGCCGGCATGA
- a CDS encoding phage baseplate assembly protein — translation MGDPRNAVTLSVNGLDYGGWTSVSISAGFEQQARSFKLGITWQWPGQGAAVRIMAGDRCELRIGSDLVLTGWVSATPINHAHQQTGLTVQGESLTVDLVECSAINQPGQWRQQRLEQIAQALAAPYGVRVRSELGSLKPIAHHAIQPGETVFQSLDRLLTVQTAYSTDDAEGRLVLIRPGSGGQACDALEVGRNVLSGGAALSQQKRFAEYRVCAQRKGKDGEEARKACEVQATAFDPAVRRRVLLINESRAMSETDAQHRVDWEARSREAQTWQATYKVQGWRQSNGELWRQNTLVWVVDPIIGLQRWMLIAKVTYDLDANGSLTTLEVAPPAKFELNPTDPQRPEAAAG, via the coding sequence ATGGGCGATCCTCGCAATGCCGTGACCCTCAGCGTCAACGGCCTGGACTACGGCGGCTGGACCAGCGTCAGCATCAGCGCCGGCTTCGAGCAGCAGGCGCGTAGCTTCAAGCTCGGCATCACCTGGCAATGGCCGGGGCAGGGCGCGGCGGTGCGCATCATGGCGGGCGACCGCTGCGAGTTGCGCATCGGGTCCGACCTGGTGTTGACCGGCTGGGTCTCGGCCACACCGATCAACCATGCCCACCAGCAGACAGGCTTGACGGTGCAGGGTGAGTCGCTGACCGTTGATCTGGTCGAGTGCTCGGCGATCAACCAGCCGGGCCAATGGCGCCAACAGCGCCTGGAGCAGATCGCCCAGGCGCTAGCCGCTCCCTACGGCGTGCGTGTGCGCAGTGAACTGGGATCACTCAAGCCGATCGCTCATCACGCCATCCAACCGGGCGAGACGGTGTTCCAATCACTGGATCGCCTGCTGACCGTGCAGACAGCCTATTCCACCGACGACGCCGAAGGACGGCTGGTACTGATTCGTCCGGGCAGCGGTGGGCAAGCCTGCGATGCCCTTGAGGTGGGCCGCAACGTGCTATCAGGCGGCGCCGCGCTCAGCCAGCAGAAGCGTTTCGCCGAATACCGCGTATGCGCCCAGCGCAAGGGCAAGGATGGCGAGGAAGCGCGCAAGGCCTGCGAGGTTCAGGCCACGGCCTTCGACCCAGCGGTGCGCCGACGGGTGCTGCTGATCAACGAAAGCCGTGCGATGAGCGAGACCGACGCCCAGCACCGCGTCGACTGGGAAGCCCGCAGCCGCGAGGCACAGACCTGGCAGGCGACCTACAAGGTGCAGGGCTGGCGGCAGTCCAACGGCGAGCTGTGGCGGCAGAACACCCTGGTGTGGGTCGTCGACCCGATTATTGGACTCCAGCGCTGGATGCTGATCGCCAAGGTCACCTACGACCTCGATGCCAATGGCTCGCTGACCACCCTCGAGGTAGCACCGCCGGCCAAGTTCGAACTCAACCCGACCGATCCGCAGCGGCCCGAGGCCGCAGCCGGCTGA
- a CDS encoding DNA circularization protein, with translation MNRDWTESLLPASFAGVKFWVEKASVPVGRKGALHEYPQRDQAYFESLGRQAQVHELTGFIVGADCFAQRDRLLAALAKGSGELLHPWLGRLQVKVGECTLSHERKAGGMASLVMKFHPNTPLTYPSAQVNTRRQLEQASQSLLEVALARFQAAMTQVDRARVNLQALRNRLSGFYILVNQQLKPLLVTLGSLGALVDSLVNAPGALGALLGNYFSDLQGSLGSFGGASSDAPGSPAAALNQALGRGYRGVLASATQQAEAAAALDTPPPGGGKDTQLTAQALGDLLQAAILVQLALLLARMPVSPRSESLRETPPLAVQRVRPVERAQVPVADDVRALRELLDEVIWQAALKADAVDYQALSDLRRQLDAHLDAVAASGVSLVTVRPEQPLPALVLAYRRFADATRAGEIVQRNRVRHPGFVPSQPLQMARD, from the coding sequence ATGAATCGTGACTGGACCGAGAGCCTGCTGCCGGCGAGCTTCGCTGGGGTCAAGTTCTGGGTCGAAAAGGCCAGCGTGCCGGTGGGGCGCAAGGGCGCATTGCACGAATACCCGCAGCGCGATCAGGCGTACTTCGAGAGTCTTGGCCGCCAGGCCCAGGTGCACGAGCTGACCGGCTTCATCGTCGGCGCGGACTGCTTCGCCCAACGTGACCGCCTGCTCGCCGCGCTGGCCAAGGGTAGCGGCGAATTGCTGCACCCCTGGTTGGGGCGGTTGCAGGTCAAAGTGGGCGAATGCACCCTGAGCCATGAGCGCAAGGCGGGCGGGATGGCCAGCCTGGTCATGAAGTTCCACCCGAATACGCCGCTCACCTACCCGAGTGCCCAGGTCAACACCCGGCGCCAGCTGGAGCAGGCCTCGCAGTCGTTGCTTGAAGTCGCCTTGGCGCGGTTCCAGGCGGCCATGACCCAGGTCGATCGGGCGCGGGTCAACCTGCAGGCCCTGCGCAATCGCCTGTCCGGTTTCTACATCCTGGTCAACCAGCAGCTCAAGCCGCTGCTGGTGACGCTCGGCAGCCTCGGCGCGTTGGTGGATTCGCTGGTCAATGCGCCAGGGGCACTGGGCGCGTTGCTAGGTAACTATTTCAGCGACCTGCAAGGCAGCCTGGGCAGCTTCGGCGGTGCCTCCTCCGATGCGCCGGGCAGCCCAGCTGCCGCCTTGAACCAGGCGCTGGGTCGTGGTTATCGCGGCGTGCTGGCCAGCGCCACGCAACAGGCCGAAGCGGCGGCCGCGCTAGACACTCCGCCGCCGGGTGGCGGCAAGGATACCCAGCTCACCGCCCAGGCTTTGGGCGATTTGCTACAGGCGGCGATACTTGTGCAACTGGCGTTGCTGTTGGCGCGCATGCCGGTGAGCCCGCGCAGCGAATCCCTGCGCGAGACGCCGCCGCTGGCCGTGCAGCGCGTGCGACCGGTCGAGCGCGCTCAGGTGCCGGTGGCCGACGATGTGCGGGCCTTGCGCGAGCTGCTCGACGAGGTGATCTGGCAGGCCGCGCTCAAGGCCGACGCGGTCGACTACCAGGCCTTGAGCGACCTGCGTCGGCAACTGGATGCGCACCTGGACGCCGTGGCGGCCTCGGGCGTAAGTCTGGTCACGGTGCGGCCCGAGCAGCCGCTGCCGGCGCTGGTACTGGCCTATCGGCGTTTCGCTGACGCCACCCGGGCCGGCGAGATCGTCCAGCGCAATCGGGTGCGTCACCCAGGCTTCGTGCCGTCGCAGCCGTTGCAGATGGCGAGGGACTGA